The following proteins are encoded in a genomic region of Cryptococcus gattii WM276 chromosome I, complete sequence:
- a CDS encoding capsular associated protein (Similar to TIGR gene model, INSD accession AAW43180.1), which produces MPPRFKVSRLTFTVALVVLFTYSYFYLSSHSEDNLGLKIGNVRGSRHPSSPLDKSHSPYRGLMHWWSPSASDEPLGALKFTGDGLVRGWDGVYNMLKSGSLKRSEKKKLQLAMETHPILELMERNHERWKSLLASQSKTLPQAVTEYTRRYGRQPPKGFDQWWQFCKRNKVKIVDDYDQINRDIELYFALSPELFRKRVDLLKETPHTSQITLSPTGSSSLYGERAHSARARLLFQLIEPIAQFLPGDITLSLSDHDLGSWLLGDDQKQAALDAIRDGRYLTEEELKVYEKREGRLPVKGLVSACPPGSPGWQRGVAKRDGLEIEELSKETTFIYDPDLTYDYCYNPELLDIHGALSWDFTRETVLRPIFQLSKFARNPEFLTTPLEAYENFTSSAAQKKYAPWNEKTIDKLFWRGSSTGDSYSKRPNGLTWRQSHRPRLALKTQATEGEEDVWVQRGKTWEKETWSVAKLNEAYMDIGLTGGPHQCKKEDGTCDEMKQEIIFKDRVAPEDSAKYKYVFDIDGNGWSSRFHRLIMSGSVVLKATIYPEWVSEWLTPWVHYIPCKIDYSDLYDIMSFFAGPPDGRASGHDDLAKMIADQARQFGEDHWRWEDMQAYMFRLLLEYSRLLADDRDEWSYQKTYT; this is translated from the exons ATGCCCCCTCGCTTCAAGGTATCCCGCCTTACCTTCACAGTCGCCCTCGTCGTCCTTTTTACCTATTCCTACTTCTATCTCTCCTCGCACTCGGAGGACAACCTGGGTCTCAAAATCGGCAATGTACGAGGAAGCCGGCATCCATCGTCACCGTTGGACAAGTCACATTCCCCTTATAGAGGCCTTATGCACTGGTGGTCGCCTTCGGCCAGTGATGAACCGTTGGGAGCATTAAAATTCACAGGAGACGGACTTGTTCGAGGATGGGATGGTGTTTACAACATGCTAAAATCAGGTAGTTTGAAAAGGAGCGAAAAGAAGAAACTCCAGCTCGCAATGGAGACACATCCCATACTAGAATTGATGGAGAGGAATCATGAGCGCTGGAAGAGTCTTCTCGCCAG CCAATCCAAGACACTTCCCCAAGCCGTCACTGAATACACTCGAAGATATGGGCGCCAACCTCCTAAGGGGTTCGACCAATGGTGGCAATTTTGCAAGCGTAACAAGGTCAAAATTGTTGACGAC TACGACCAGATCAACCGCGACATCGAATTATACTTTGCTCTCTCACCAGAGCTGTTCAGGAAACGCGTCGATCTTCTCAAAGAAACTCCTCATACTTC TCAAATTACCCTTTCTCCTACTGGGTCATCCTCTCTCTATGGCGAACGGGCTCACTCGGCTAGAGCTCGTCTCCTCTTTCAGCTTATCGAACCAATTGCCCAATTTCTTCCTGGAGATATAaccctctccctctctgATCACGATCTTGGCTCTTGGCTGCTCGGCGACGACCAAAAGCAGGCGGCGTTGGATGCGATTCGGGATGGAAGATACCtgacagaagaagaattAAAGGTCTATGAGAAGCGTGAAGGTCGACTACCTGTTAAAGGTCTTGTTTCTGCTTGTCCTCCCGGTAGTCCCGGCTGGCAGCGTGGTGTGGCCAAGCGAGATGGCCTCGAGATTGAAGAACTTTCTAAAGAAACCACTTTTATCTACGATCCAGATCTCACCTACGACTATTGCTATAACCCTGAACTTCTCGATATTCACGGTGCTCTCTCGTGGGACTTCACTCGGGAGACTGTGCTCCGACCTATCTTTCAGCTCTCCAAGTTTGCTCGAAATCCTGAATTCCTCACCACCCCTCTTGAGGCGTACGAGAATTTCACTTCGTCTGCTGCTCAGAAAAAGTACGCGCCTTGGAATGAGAAGACAATCGACAAACTCTTCTGGCGAGGCAGCTCTACCGGCGATTCTTATTCAAAGCGACCCAATGGTCTCACTTGGCGCCAATCTCATCGCCCTCGGTTGGCTCTCAAGACTCAAGCTACTGAAGGTGAGGAGGACGTGTGGGTTCAACGAGGAAAAACGTGGGAAAAAGAAACTTGGAGTGTCGCGAAATTGAACGAAGCCTATATGGATATCGGTTTGACTGGTGGACCCCACCAATGCAAAAAGGAAGACGGCACGTGTGATGAGATGAAGCAGGAGATTATCTTTAAAGATCGGGTGGCCCCCGAAGATTCTGCGAAGTACAAGT ATGTCTTCGACATCGACGGTAATGGCTGGTCCTCTCGATTTCACCGTCTAATCATGTCTGGGAGTGTCGTCCTGAAGGCCACTATTTATCCCGAGTGGGTCTCCGAGTGGCTTACCCCTTGGGTTCACTATATT CCCTGCAAGATTGATTACTCTGACTTGTACGACATCATGTCCTTCTTTGCCGGTCCTCCCGATGGCCGGGCAAGTGGCCATGACGATCTCGCTAAGATGATTGCCGACCAGGCAAGGCAGTTCGGTGAGGATCATTGGAGGTGGGAAGATATGCAGGCATACATGTTTAGATTGTTGCTAGA ATATTCACGATTACTGGCTGATGACCGAGACGAATGGAGCTATCAGAAGACCTACACATGA
- a CDS encoding uncharacterized protein (Similar to TIGR gene model, INSD accession AAW43241.1) → MHPGVLHRRFLNDLSTSLFSFVLPLLPPSEELSVKEEVRCLIEKLIKGLEPSARLLSFGSSCNSFGLRNSDMDLVVLIDDPNAKVDPGNFVESMAALLERETNFNVKPLPRARIPILKLELAPSPALPFGIACDIGIENRLAIENTRLLLTYATIDPARVRTLVLFLKVWSKRRRINSPYRGTLSSYGYTLMVLYFLVHVKQPPVLPNLQRIMPMRPLEEEEVMLEGRNVYFFDDVETLRREWSSVNFESVGELLVDFFRYFSHDFQFNNSVLSLRAGQLTKESKGWVNDIDVGGLNEMARDRNRLCIEDPFEITYNVARTVTKDGLYTIRGEFMRATRILTQRPERAVLALAELCREREDELQRAPRSSSPAPRALSATRGNFTSAHVPGTWRSHSQAPFDRFTPSGVHEPHGRRGDDDIPEYSAQDLWLQSQGANLGGVQVAGLGFGFDDLELHGARGRDTVARGLDTPSGAYRNSPSARRSASAYEGNAVPTSGTISAPLSPQRMYAQLELGKGIGSGLGSQQLWASYDPRLHASAGMPMSMSGPSSLRSQSQQGTSRSVSGPNIGVPASAGGSLRGRALAGVVPSSSMGIDSSSPLHAFAPFDAAPIPSPSKAVDIRVVAPAPGSKGGPGTAPHRTAVNTKENGTAVNFISPSTLLSPSTGASALPETQASGMRGMDALAGNFGQLNVSETGTISPPPKVTANSRAGIVGEKTEHPDPAVEKRL, encoded by the exons ATGCACCCTGGCGTATTACACCGACGCTTCCTCAATGACCTTTCAACTTCCCTGTTCTCTTTTGTCCTTCCTCTCTTACCTCCCAGTGAAGAACTCAGTGTCAAGGAAGA GGTGCGATGTCTTATTGAAAAACTTATTAAGGGGCTGGAGCCATCTGCGAGGCTGTTGAGTTTCGGGAGCAGCTGTAATTCTTTCGGCTTGCGGAATTCCG ATATGGACCTTGTCGTCTTGATTGATGACCCTAATGCGAAAGTAGACCCGGGAAATTTCGTCGAAAGTATGGCTGCACTCCTCGAGCGC GAGACTAATTTCAATGTTAAACCACTTCCAAGGGCAAGAATCCCGATCCTGAAACTTGAGCTTGCTCCCTCTCCCGCTCTCCCTTTCG GGATTGCGTGCGACATTGGGATCGAGAACAGGCTTGCCATCGAGAACACCCGTTTATTGTTGACTTATGCGACTATTGATCCTGCAAGGGTCAGGACCCTTGTACTATTCC TAAAAGTGTGGTCTAAAAGACGTAGAATCAACTCTCCTTATCGCGGAACACTATCGTCTT ATGGTTACACCCTTATGGTGCTTTATTTCCTTGTGCATGTAAAGCAGCCGCCTGTACTTCCCAATTTGCAGCGTATAATGCCCATGCGGCCCCtagaggaagaagaagtcATGTTGGAAGGAAGGAATGTGTACTTTTTCGACGATGTAGAAACTTTGAGGAGAGAATGGTCTAGTGTCAATTTTGAAAGTGTGGGAGAATT GCTGGTCGATTTTTTCCGATATTTCTCTCATGACTTTCAATTCAATAATTCTGTTCTCTCTCTCCGAGCCGGACAACTGACGAAAGAAAGCAAAGGCTGGGTCAATGATATTGACGTTGGAGGTCTGAATGAAATGGCCAGAGACAGAAATAGGCTTTGTATTGAG GATCCCTTTGAAATTACTTATAATGTGGCGAGAACTGTGACTAAAGATGGCTTGTACACA ATTCGGGGAGAATTCATGCGCGCTACTAGA ATCCTGACTCAACGACCGGAACGCGCCGTTCTTGCTCTCGCTGAACTCTGTCGCGAACGCGAGGACGAACTCCAACGTGCCCCTcgctcctcttccccagCTCCTCGAGCTCTGTCCGCTACTCGAGGCAATTTTACTAGTGCACATGTCCCTGGAACATGGCGATCTCATTCTCAAGCCCCGTTTGATCGTTTCACACCTTCAGGTGTCCACGAACCGCATGGCAGAAGAGGCGATGACGACATACCGGAGTATTCTGCACAGGACCTTTGGTTGCAGAGCCAGGGTGCCAATTTGGGTGGCGTGCAAGTTGCTGGTCTTGGTTTCGGATTTGATGATTTGGAACTTCATGGTGCACGTGGTCGAGACACTGTTGCGCGAGGACTTGATACTCCCAGTGGCGCTTATCGTAATAGTCCCTCAGCTCGTCGCTCCGCATCGGCTTATGAAGGCAACGCTGTGCCTACGTCGGGCACTATTTCCGCCCCGCTGAGTCCTCAGCGGATGTATGCTCAACTCGAACTCGGCAAAGGAATTGGCTCCGGTTTGGGATCGCAGCAGTTGTGGGCGAGCTATGATCCAAGACTACACGCGAGTGCCGGTATGCCGATGAGCATGTCAGGACCTTCAAGCTTGAGAAGTCAGAGTCAGCAGGGCACCTCGCGTTCAGTGTCGGGGCCGAATATTGGTGTTCCTGCATCAGCAGGAGGTTCTTTAAGAGGGAGAGCCTTGGCTGGAGTGGTTCCGTCCTCGTCGATGGGCATTGACTCATCATCGCCTTTGCATGCGTTTGCACCATTTGATGCGGCACCTATCCCATCCCCTTCCAAAGCTGTCGACATACGAGTAGTAGCTCCTGCTCCTGGTTCAAAGGGAGGCCCTGGTACAGCTCCTCATCGCACTGCTGTTAATACCAAGGAGAACGGTACCGCTGTCAACTTCATCAGCCCTAGCACTCTGCTGTCTCCTTCAACGGGCGCGTCAGCTTTGCCCGAGACGCAAGCATCCGGGATGCGAGGAATGGATGCTCTTGCGGGGAATTTTGGACAGCTAAATGTGAGCGAAACCGGGACCATAAGCCCTCCACCAAAAGTGACGGCAAACAGTAGAGCGGGAATTGTTGGAGAGAAAACGGAGCACCCGGATCCCGCGGTTGAGAAACGGTTATAG
- a CDS encoding dihydrolipoyl dehydrogenase, putative (Similar to TIGR gene model, INSD accession AAW42807.1), whose translation MFARQPLSQHLLRPLSRPSSSFSRSSTLPKLAFLQSARGFASASEPYDVVIIGGGPGGYVAAIKAAQLGFKTACIEKRGALGGTCLNVGCIPSKAMLNNSHIFHQTQHDLKNRGIDVSGVQLNLPKMLAAKEASVKALTGGIETYLFKKNGIDYIKGEASFETANKLSVKLLEGGETQVEAKNVIIATGSEVTPFPGLEIDEERIVSSTGALELKEVPKKMVVIGGGVIGLELGSVWSRLGAEVTVVEYLGSIGAGMDGEVGKQFQRILTKQGFKFKLNTKVVSGHREGDIVKLKVDSAKGGKEETIEADVVLVAIGRRPVTKGLNLEAIGVETDKKGRIVIDNEFNTSAKGVKCIGDVTFGPMLAHKAEEEGIAAVEILKTGHGHVNYDAIPSVVYTHPEVAWVGKNEEELKAAGIQYKIGKFPFAANSRAKTNQDSEGFVKFIVEKETDQVLGCHIIGPAAGELIAPAVLAMEYKASAEDIARTCHAHPTLSEAFKEAALSSYDKPINF comes from the exons ATGTTCGCCAGACAGCCCCTA TCACAACACCTCCTCCGTCCCCTTTCCCGcccctcttcttccttttctcgTTCTTCCACCCTCCCTAAACTTGCTTTCCTACAATCCGCCCGTGGTTTCGCTTCTGCTTCTGAACCGTATGACGTAGTCATCATCGGTGGTGGACCTGGTGGATATGTTGCTGCTATCAAGGCTGCTCAGCTCGGTTTCAAA ACTGCCTGTATTGAGAAACGAGGTGCTCTTGGTGGCACTTGTTTGAATGTCGGTTGTATCCCTTCCAAAGCAAT GCTTAACAACTCGCACATCTTCCATCAAACTCAGCATGATCTCAAAAACCGTGGTATTGATGTTTCTGGTGTTCAGCTCAACCTTCCGAAGATGCTTGCCGCCAAGGAGGCGTCTGTCAAAGCTCTTACCGGTGGTATCGAGACCTATCTCTTCAAGAAGAACGGCATCGATTACATCAAGGGTGAGGCCTCCTTTGAGACGGCCAACAAGCTCAGCGTCAAGCTTTTGGAAGGCGGCGAGACCCAAGTTGAGGCAAAGAACGTTATCATTGCCACTGGCTCTGAAGTAACACCATTTCCTGGTTTGGAAATTGACGAGGAGAGGATTGTCAGCTCCACTGGTGCTTTGGAGTTGAAAGAGGTGCCCAAGAAG ATGGTCGTCATTGGCGGTGGTGTCATTGGTCTTGAACTCGGCTCCGTTTGGTCTAGATTAGGTGCCGAGGTCACGGTTGTCGAATATCTGGGATCTATCGGCGCCGGTATGGATGGCGAGGTTGG CAAGCAATTCCAGAGAATCCTCACCAAACAGGGCTTCAAGTTCAAGCTCAACACTAAGGTTGTTTCCGGCCATAGGGAGGGTGACATCGTCAAGCTCAAGGTCGATTCTGCCAAGGGCGGCAAGGAGGAAACCATTGAGGCCGATGTTGTGCTCGTCGCCATTGGTCGACGACCCGTTACTAAGGGTCTCAATCTCGAAGCCATAGGTGTTGAAACTGACAAGAAAGGAAGGATTGTCATTGATAACGAGTTTAACACCAGCGCCAAGGGTGTTAAGTGCATCGGCGACGTCACTTTCGGCCCCATGCTTGCCCACAAggctgaggaggagg GTATCGCTGCCGTCGAAATTCTCAAGACCGGCCATGGCCATGTCAATTACGATGCCATCCCATCTGTTGTTTACACTCATCCCGAGGTCGCTTGGGTTGGTAAAAATGAGGAAGAACTCAAGGCAGCTGGAATCCAATACAAGATTGGCAAATTTCCTTTTGCGGCCAACTCTAGGGCCAAGACGAACCAGGACTCTGA GGGCTTTGTGAAATTT ATCGTTGAGAAGGAGACTGATCAAGTTCTCGGTTGTCATATCATCGGTCCAGCGGCTGGCGAACTTATTGCGCCTGCTGTGTTGGCTATGGAGTACAAGGCATCAGCAGAGGATATTGCTAGGACTTGCCATGCTCATCCTACCCTTTCAGAAGCATTCAAAGAAGCGGCCCTGTCTTCTTACGATAAGCCTATCAACTTTTAG